The following proteins come from a genomic window of Corallococcus sp. NCRR:
- a CDS encoding DUF3857 domain-containing protein: MSRFTSLAALVVLTCPVLGLAKPNADDRAREYAAEAVKAANSPRGGAALLRMHALVDDVEDLTPLVSTYQQIASRRASDVNTRTTAQLLLMDAERSRGRMVRANEVRQWLGFVNDYYVVGGFENEGKAGCDTDFGPEAANLDLTARYPGAKGHEATWRKLSVTSADGYVDLATAVRPNKESVAYALTWLEVPQDTRVALGLGTSGGYRLWVNGQLASKEDRYNLPRPDQTRVSVKLKKGLNRVLVKVCQESGPLGFYLRSETASARASLPAKAPALERMPAPAPQPLPTLTSSLRALVEKNPDDAQLRGDYAQVLSFFRAYDEREHTASAEAALAAETGPNDARLQVLAANTQTDDLNERRRFLEAAVKADPTYAPARLALADHEMDRGHPERVQPLLAPLLEVEDGRNVPGARLLLARAAEALGERARAHALIEEAFRQQPRVPRVVRVAAAASRQLGRAQEAMDRMRVVLALRYDDTNTRRQLASMLADAGKVDAAEREYAKLTDLNPFDNGSRVRLAELKAANGAVEEASALFTEAKALSPDEPEVYEREGRALLAAGQREPALAAFEKSLVLRPQNPGLKEALRTLKGESESAGTQYLVDAKPLSKEAEGYMNEDALYLVDNTYVRVQKSGLSSRMQQMVVRVFNQRGVDAFRSVPVTYSPDRQEVRVLRARVTKPDGSVVDSYGDADRNINEPWTGMYYDARARILSFPSLSAGDTLELTYRLDDTAQDNLLSDYWGDVESVQGVYPKVRFQYVVDMPKERPLYWNKSRLAGVDQQQEAPESGRTVYRFGAKHVSKVVPEPGMPGWAEVAQNLHISTYKTWDQVGHYWWGLVRDQLQPNAELKTTVDQVLTGVDRKDQLAVVRAIYSFVVTNTRYVALEFGIHGFKPYRVDRVLARRFGDCKDKASLIHSMLKVAGVDSRLVLLRMRNLGALDAEPASLAAFNHAIAYVPRFDLYLDGTAEFHGAKELPSADRVANVLVVDPNGTSNFLTTPEAKAEDNKTTLAMDVALRPDGGADVKGQSSVSGQSAPDYRRAYRPESTRKSTFERAWAQSFPGLTVREVKLSDTTRLDDDVTLDFNMGIPRYAEVLPGGSLRFLPFGTGRTYQQAYASLAERRFDLVMQSPWVNTFKLRYTLPGGYTVADMPQAVEETTKFGRVKLSYRVENGALIADGEVALSVARIKADEYPQFREFLGRVDRAFGRRILLQGPGQKTASR, encoded by the coding sequence ATGTCGCGTTTCACATCGCTGGCCGCACTTGTCGTGCTCACCTGCCCCGTGCTGGGGCTCGCGAAGCCGAACGCGGACGACCGGGCCCGCGAGTACGCGGCCGAGGCCGTCAAGGCCGCCAACTCGCCACGCGGCGGCGCCGCGCTGCTGCGCATGCACGCGTTGGTGGATGACGTGGAGGACCTCACCCCGCTGGTGAGCACCTATCAGCAGATTGCCTCGCGCCGCGCGTCGGACGTGAACACGCGCACCACCGCGCAGCTGCTGCTCATGGACGCGGAGCGCTCGCGCGGCCGCATGGTGCGCGCCAACGAGGTCCGCCAGTGGCTGGGCTTCGTCAACGACTACTACGTCGTGGGCGGCTTCGAGAACGAGGGCAAGGCCGGCTGCGACACGGACTTCGGTCCGGAGGCCGCCAACCTGGACCTCACCGCGCGCTACCCCGGCGCCAAGGGCCACGAGGCCACCTGGCGCAAGCTGTCCGTCACGTCCGCGGACGGATACGTGGACCTGGCCACCGCGGTGCGCCCCAACAAGGAGTCCGTGGCGTACGCGCTCACCTGGCTGGAGGTGCCCCAGGACACGCGCGTGGCGCTGGGCCTGGGCACTTCCGGCGGCTACCGCCTGTGGGTGAACGGGCAGCTCGCGTCCAAGGAGGACCGCTACAACCTGCCGCGCCCGGACCAGACGCGCGTGTCGGTGAAGCTCAAGAAGGGCCTCAACCGCGTGCTGGTGAAGGTGTGCCAGGAGTCCGGCCCGCTGGGCTTCTACCTGCGCTCGGAGACGGCCTCCGCCCGCGCCTCGCTGCCCGCCAAGGCCCCCGCCCTGGAGCGCATGCCCGCGCCCGCGCCGCAGCCTTTGCCCACGCTGACCTCCTCGCTGCGCGCGCTGGTGGAGAAGAACCCGGACGACGCCCAGCTGCGCGGCGACTACGCCCAGGTGCTGTCCTTCTTCCGCGCGTATGACGAGCGCGAGCACACCGCCAGCGCCGAGGCCGCGCTCGCGGCGGAGACCGGCCCCAACGACGCGCGCCTCCAGGTCCTGGCCGCCAACACCCAGACGGACGACCTCAACGAGCGCCGCCGCTTCCTGGAGGCCGCCGTGAAGGCGGACCCCACCTACGCCCCCGCGCGCCTGGCGCTGGCGGACCATGAGATGGACCGCGGCCACCCGGAGCGCGTGCAGCCGCTGCTCGCCCCCCTCCTGGAGGTGGAGGACGGCCGCAATGTGCCGGGCGCGCGCCTCCTGCTCGCCCGCGCGGCGGAGGCCCTGGGCGAGCGCGCCCGGGCGCACGCGTTGATTGAAGAGGCCTTCCGCCAGCAGCCGCGCGTGCCCCGCGTGGTGCGCGTGGCCGCCGCGGCGTCCCGTCAGCTGGGCCGCGCGCAGGAGGCCATGGACCGCATGCGCGTGGTGCTGGCGCTGCGCTACGACGACACCAACACCCGCCGCCAGCTGGCCTCCATGCTCGCGGACGCGGGCAAGGTGGACGCCGCCGAGCGCGAGTACGCGAAGCTCACCGACCTGAACCCCTTCGACAACGGCAGCCGCGTGCGGCTGGCGGAGCTCAAGGCCGCCAACGGCGCCGTGGAGGAGGCCTCCGCCCTCTTCACGGAGGCCAAGGCGCTCTCCCCGGACGAGCCGGAGGTGTACGAGCGCGAGGGCCGCGCGCTGCTCGCCGCCGGTCAGCGCGAGCCCGCCCTGGCCGCCTTCGAGAAGTCGCTGGTGCTGCGCCCGCAGAACCCCGGCCTCAAGGAGGCCCTGCGCACGCTCAAGGGTGAGTCCGAGAGCGCGGGCACCCAGTACCTGGTGGACGCGAAGCCCCTGTCCAAGGAGGCCGAGGGCTACATGAACGAGGACGCCCTGTACCTCGTGGACAACACCTACGTGCGCGTGCAGAAGAGCGGCCTGTCCAGCCGCATGCAGCAGATGGTGGTGCGCGTGTTCAACCAGCGCGGCGTGGACGCGTTCCGCAGCGTGCCGGTGACGTACTCGCCGGACCGCCAGGAGGTGCGCGTGCTGCGCGCCCGCGTGACGAAGCCGGACGGATCCGTGGTGGACAGCTACGGCGACGCGGACCGCAACATCAACGAGCCGTGGACGGGCATGTACTACGACGCCCGCGCGCGCATCCTGTCGTTCCCGTCGCTGTCCGCCGGTGACACGCTGGAGCTCACCTACCGCCTGGACGACACCGCGCAGGACAACCTGCTGTCCGACTACTGGGGCGACGTGGAGAGCGTGCAGGGCGTCTACCCGAAGGTGCGCTTCCAGTACGTCGTGGACATGCCCAAGGAGCGGCCGCTGTACTGGAACAAGAGCCGCCTGGCCGGCGTGGACCAGCAGCAGGAGGCCCCTGAATCCGGCCGCACCGTGTACCGCTTCGGCGCGAAGCACGTCTCCAAGGTGGTGCCGGAGCCGGGCATGCCGGGCTGGGCGGAGGTCGCCCAGAACCTGCACATCTCCACGTACAAGACGTGGGACCAGGTGGGCCACTACTGGTGGGGCCTGGTGCGCGACCAGCTCCAGCCCAACGCGGAGCTGAAGACCACCGTGGACCAGGTGCTCACCGGCGTGGACCGCAAGGACCAGCTGGCCGTGGTGCGCGCCATCTACTCCTTCGTCGTCACCAACACCCGCTACGTGGCGCTGGAGTTCGGCATCCACGGCTTCAAGCCGTATCGCGTGGACCGCGTGCTGGCCCGCCGCTTCGGCGACTGCAAGGACAAGGCGAGCCTCATCCACTCCATGCTGAAGGTGGCGGGCGTGGACAGCCGGCTGGTGCTGCTGCGCATGCGCAACCTGGGCGCGCTGGACGCGGAGCCCGCGTCGCTGGCGGCCTTCAACCACGCCATCGCGTACGTGCCCAGGTTCGACCTGTACCTGGACGGCACGGCGGAGTTCCACGGCGCCAAGGAACTGCCCAGCGCGGACCGCGTGGCCAACGTGCTGGTGGTGGACCCCAACGGGACGAGCAACTTCCTCACCACGCCGGAGGCGAAGGCGGAGGACAACAAGACGACGCTGGCCATGGACGTGGCGCTGCGGCCGGACGGCGGCGCGGACGTGAAGGGCCAGAGCAGCGTGTCCGGCCAGTCCGCGCCGGACTACCGCCGCGCCTACCGTCCGGAGTCCACGCGCAAGTCCACCTTCGAGCGCGCCTGGGCCCAGAGCTTCCCCGGCCTCACCGTGCGCGAGGTGAAGCTCAGCGACACCACCCGCCTGGATGACGACGTGACGCTGGACTTCAACATGGGCATCCCGCGCTACGCGGAGGTGCTGCCCGGCGGCAGCCTGCGCTTCCTGCCCTTCGGCACGGGGCGCACGTATCAGCAGGCCTACGCGTCGCTCGCCGAGCGCCGCTTCGACCTGGTGATGCAGAGCCCGTGGGTGAACACCTTCAAGCTGCGCTACACGCTGCCCGGCGGCTACACCGTGGCGGACATGCCGCAGGCGGTGGAGGAGACCACGAAGTTCGGCCGCGTGAAGCTCAGCTACCGCGTGGAGAACGGCGCGCTCATCGCCGACGGTGAAGTGGCCCTCTCCGTCGCCCGCATCAAGGCGGACGAGTACCCGCAGTTCCGTGAGTTCCTGGGCCGGGTGGACCGCGCCTTCGGCCGCCGCATCCTCTTGCAGGGGCCGGGGCAGAAGACGGCTTCGCGGTAA
- a CDS encoding glycosyl hydrolase family 18 protein, with protein sequence MRRSKWIVGLVASALTVAGCGQESFAPEAGGPGSVMKAPLDAAWAVGVAYSVGTRVTYEGRVYQCRQAHTSQADWTPTAVAALWLDLGPVTGGGDTTAPVVTASSSKTSVTAAGSITVSASATDDTGVTKIEILENGTLVATASSYTRSFSGSGQNGTYTYTVKAYDAAGNVGSKTVTVTVAIPSTGDVTAPVVTANASASRLTAAGSFTVSASATDDTGVTKIEILENGTLVATASSFTRAISTSAQNGTYAYTVKAYDAAGNVGTKTVSVVVELPTTPPPPGGKRIVGYFTAWGIYGRNYQVSNVPASKLTHINYAFSNISPDGKCILGDAFADIDKGFGYPGEWDPGALRGNFRAFKELKKTNPNLKLLISIGGWSWSKYFSQVAATAASRTAFVKSCVDLYVKGQFPGVTPANGVGVFDGIDVDWEYPTGGGLPDNISSPADKVNYTLLMQEFRTQLAAVTAQTGQSYLLTIASGASPDLLANKQETVKLAGILDWINVMSYDYHGAFESTVNFHSALNRVTGDPGANDGFYTDGSIAKMLQLGVPASKIVVGVPFYGRGWGNVPNVNNGLFQSGVPTKGTWDDGQSGLTGVFDYKDLKANYERAGSGYTKFFHPESKQAYVYSPTTKVWVAYDDVQSMNAKSDYILSKGLGGAMFWELSGDDGSLVNALYNKLH encoded by the coding sequence ATGCGTCGTAGCAAGTGGATTGTGGGCCTGGTGGCGTCCGCGCTGACCGTCGCGGGCTGTGGTCAGGAGTCCTTCGCTCCCGAAGCCGGAGGTCCTGGCAGCGTGATGAAGGCGCCGCTGGATGCCGCGTGGGCCGTGGGCGTCGCCTACTCCGTGGGCACTCGCGTCACCTATGAGGGCCGCGTCTATCAATGCCGTCAGGCCCACACGTCCCAGGCGGACTGGACGCCGACGGCCGTGGCGGCGCTGTGGCTGGACCTGGGCCCCGTCACGGGCGGCGGCGACACCACCGCCCCCGTCGTCACCGCTTCGAGCAGCAAGACGAGCGTCACCGCCGCGGGCTCCATCACCGTCTCCGCCAGCGCCACCGACGACACCGGCGTGACGAAGATTGAAATCCTGGAGAACGGCACGCTCGTCGCCACCGCGTCCTCCTATACGCGCAGCTTCTCCGGCTCCGGGCAGAACGGCACGTACACGTACACCGTGAAGGCCTACGACGCCGCGGGCAACGTGGGCTCGAAGACCGTCACCGTCACCGTCGCAATCCCCTCCACCGGTGACGTCACCGCCCCCGTCGTCACCGCCAACGCCAGCGCGTCACGCCTCACCGCCGCGGGCTCCTTCACCGTCTCCGCCAGCGCCACGGACGACACGGGCGTGACGAAGATCGAGATCCTGGAGAACGGCACGCTCGTGGCCACCGCGTCGTCGTTCACGCGCGCCATCTCCACGTCCGCGCAGAACGGCACGTACGCGTACACCGTGAAGGCGTACGACGCCGCGGGCAACGTGGGCACCAAGACCGTGAGCGTCGTGGTGGAGCTGCCCACCACGCCACCTCCTCCGGGCGGCAAGCGCATCGTCGGCTACTTCACCGCGTGGGGCATCTACGGCCGCAACTACCAGGTGTCCAACGTCCCGGCGTCGAAGCTCACGCACATCAACTACGCCTTCTCCAACATCTCCCCGGACGGCAAGTGCATCCTCGGGGACGCGTTCGCGGACATCGACAAGGGCTTCGGCTACCCCGGCGAGTGGGACCCCGGCGCGCTGCGCGGCAACTTCCGCGCGTTCAAGGAGCTGAAGAAGACGAACCCGAACCTCAAGCTGCTCATCTCCATTGGCGGCTGGTCCTGGTCCAAGTACTTCTCGCAGGTCGCCGCCACCGCCGCGTCGCGCACCGCGTTCGTGAAGTCCTGCGTGGACCTGTACGTGAAGGGCCAGTTCCCCGGCGTCACCCCCGCCAACGGCGTGGGCGTGTTCGACGGCATCGACGTGGACTGGGAGTACCCCACCGGCGGCGGCCTGCCGGACAACATCAGCAGCCCCGCGGACAAGGTGAACTACACCCTGCTCATGCAGGAGTTCCGCACCCAGCTGGCCGCCGTCACGGCGCAGACGGGCCAGTCCTACCTGCTCACCATCGCGTCGGGCGCGTCGCCGGACCTGCTCGCCAACAAGCAGGAGACCGTGAAGCTGGCCGGCATCCTCGATTGGATCAACGTGATGTCCTACGACTACCACGGCGCCTTCGAGAGCACGGTCAACTTCCACTCCGCGCTGAACCGCGTGACGGGGGACCCGGGCGCCAACGACGGCTTCTACACGGACGGCTCCATCGCGAAGATGCTCCAGCTGGGCGTGCCCGCCTCCAAGATCGTCGTGGGCGTGCCCTTCTACGGCCGCGGCTGGGGCAACGTGCCCAACGTGAACAACGGCCTGTTCCAGTCCGGCGTGCCCACCAAGGGCACCTGGGATGATGGCCAGTCCGGCCTCACCGGCGTGTTCGACTACAAGGACCTCAAGGCCAACTACGAGCGCGCGGGCTCCGGCTACACGAAGTTCTTCCACCCGGAGAGCAAGCAGGCCTACGTCTACAGCCCCACGACGAAGGTGTGGGTGGCCTACGACGACGTGCAGAGCATGAACGCCAAGTCGGACTACATCCTATCCAAGGGCCTGGGCGGCGCGATGTTCTGGGAGCTGAGCGGCGATGACGGCAGCCTCGTCAACGCGCTCTACAACAAGCTCCACTGA
- the nagA gene encoding N-acetylglucosamine-6-phosphate deacetylase, whose product MPTPTVLKGARVFTGDQLLEGHAVVIEDGTVRAVVPSSAIPTGATVHTLPGDTLLAPGFVDVQVNGAGGVLFNDTPTEAAALAIASAMRTCGTTGLLPTFITDDAARMREACEAALTATARPDSGVLGIHLEGPFISRERAGVHVPSFIRTPDPRDLDYLTALPRRFAAHGGRVLMTLAPECVDDATLRRLANAGVVLSAGHTAATSERTTQALSSGVRGFTHLFNAMPPVMNRQPGPVVAALTHDDAWCGVIADGVHVHADNLRLLLKVKPPGKVFLVTDAMPPVGTPVTSFTLQGRTILRRHGRLETEDGTLAGADIDLTAAVRHCVHSLGVPLEEALRMASRHPATFMGLHGHRGRIAPGHRADLVLLKPDLSVHTTWVGGQTQSNASH is encoded by the coding sequence ATGCCCACGCCCACCGTCCTTAAAGGCGCACGCGTCTTCACCGGGGACCAGCTCCTCGAAGGTCACGCCGTCGTCATCGAAGACGGCACCGTCCGCGCCGTGGTGCCCTCATCCGCGATTCCCACCGGCGCCACCGTGCACACGCTGCCCGGGGACACACTCCTGGCCCCCGGCTTCGTGGACGTGCAGGTCAACGGCGCGGGCGGCGTGCTCTTCAACGACACGCCCACCGAGGCGGCCGCGCTCGCCATCGCCTCCGCCATGCGCACGTGCGGCACCACGGGCCTGCTCCCCACGTTCATCACCGACGACGCCGCCCGCATGCGCGAAGCCTGCGAGGCCGCGCTCACCGCCACCGCGCGCCCCGACAGCGGCGTGCTCGGCATCCACCTGGAAGGCCCCTTCATCAGCCGCGAGCGCGCGGGCGTCCACGTGCCCTCGTTCATCCGCACGCCCGACCCTCGCGACCTCGACTACCTCACCGCCCTGCCCCGCCGCTTCGCCGCGCACGGAGGCCGCGTGCTGATGACGCTCGCTCCCGAGTGCGTGGACGATGCCACCTTGCGCCGCCTCGCCAACGCGGGCGTCGTGCTCAGCGCGGGCCACACCGCCGCCACCAGCGAGCGCACCACCCAGGCCCTGAGCTCAGGCGTGCGCGGCTTCACGCACCTGTTCAACGCCATGCCCCCGGTGATGAACCGCCAGCCCGGGCCCGTCGTCGCCGCGCTCACCCATGACGACGCGTGGTGCGGCGTCATCGCGGACGGCGTGCACGTGCACGCGGACAACCTGCGCCTGCTCCTCAAGGTCAAACCGCCGGGCAAGGTGTTCCTCGTCACGGACGCCATGCCCCCCGTCGGCACGCCCGTCACGTCCTTCACCCTCCAGGGACGCACCATCCTGCGCCGCCACGGCCGCCTGGAGACGGAGGACGGCACGCTCGCGGGCGCGGACATCGACCTCACCGCGGCGGTGCGCCACTGCGTCCACTCGCTCGGCGTCCCCCTGGAAGAGGCGCTGCGCATGGCCTCGCGCCATCCCGCCACCTTCATGGGACTGCATGGCCACCGGGGCCGCATCGCGCCGGGGCATCGCGCGGACCTCGTGCTGTTGAAGCCGGACCTTTCCGTCCACACCACATGGGTGGGTGGGCAGACACAATCCAACGCCAGCCATTAA
- a CDS encoding SIS domain-containing protein, which yields MDSIPKNPSLPALAREAAEAPAAARRQLERCRDTFAYLGARLRRTPPRFVVTCARGSSDHAAVYGKYLIETTLGRAVASLGPSVASVYNTRSLDLRDALFIAVSQSGQSPDLLRMTEAARAGGAVVLGFINDESSPLAALCDVRIPLSAGPEHSVAATKSYLLSGLAFLQLVAHWSDSAELHDAARRFPDALEAAGKLDWWPALATLKDASSLYVVGRGSGLGAALEMALKLKETCRLHAEAFSTAEVLHGPLGLVRPGFPVLALGQEDNAAQGTRDVVQRMVELGASVHTALPVPGAQSLPTLPDVPAAIAPLCQVQSFYFAVHQLATARGLNPDAPAHLRKVTETV from the coding sequence GTGGACTCCATCCCGAAGAATCCCTCCCTCCCCGCCCTCGCGCGCGAGGCCGCCGAGGCTCCGGCCGCCGCCCGCCGCCAGCTCGAACGCTGCCGCGACACCTTCGCCTACCTGGGCGCCCGCCTGCGCCGCACACCGCCCCGCTTCGTCGTCACCTGCGCCCGGGGCAGCTCCGACCACGCGGCCGTCTACGGCAAGTACCTCATTGAAACCACGCTGGGCCGCGCTGTCGCTTCGCTGGGCCCCAGCGTCGCGTCCGTCTACAACACGCGCTCCCTGGACCTGCGCGACGCGCTCTTCATCGCCGTGTCCCAGTCCGGCCAGAGCCCCGACCTGCTGCGCATGACCGAGGCCGCCCGCGCGGGAGGCGCCGTCGTGCTGGGCTTCATCAACGACGAAAGCTCTCCACTCGCGGCGCTGTGCGACGTGCGCATCCCGCTGTCCGCGGGCCCCGAGCACAGCGTCGCCGCCACCAAGTCCTATCTGCTCTCCGGACTCGCCTTCCTCCAACTCGTCGCGCACTGGTCGGACTCCGCGGAGCTGCATGACGCCGCCCGGCGGTTCCCGGACGCGCTGGAGGCCGCCGGGAAGCTCGACTGGTGGCCGGCGCTCGCGACGCTCAAGGACGCGAGCAGCCTCTATGTCGTCGGCCGGGGCAGCGGCCTGGGCGCCGCGCTGGAGATGGCCCTCAAGCTCAAGGAGACCTGCCGTCTGCACGCGGAAGCCTTCAGCACCGCGGAGGTCCTCCATGGTCCGCTCGGGCTGGTGCGGCCCGGCTTTCCCGTGCTCGCGCTGGGACAGGAGGACAACGCCGCGCAGGGCACGCGTGATGTCGTCCAACGCATGGTCGAGCTGGGCGCGAGCGTCCACACAGCCCTGCCCGTCCCCGGCGCGCAATCCCTGCCCACGCTGCCGGACGTTCCCGCAGCCATCGCTCCGCTCTGCCAGGTGCAGAGCTTCTACTTCGCGGTGCACCAGCTCGCGACGGCGCGAGGCCTGAATCCGGATGCCCCCGCGCACCTGCGCAAGGTCACGGAGACCGTGTGA
- a CDS encoding DUF3817 domain-containing protein codes for MLKTALGRFRAVAFWEGLSFLVLLLIAMPLKYVLHMPLGVRVVGMAHGVLFVAYLYTLMMAAIEYRWGVKRIAVAFLASLVPGGTFWLDAQLRGEALALETAKTR; via the coding sequence ATGCTGAAGACCGCCCTGGGCCGTTTCCGCGCCGTTGCCTTCTGGGAAGGTTTGTCCTTCCTGGTGCTGCTGCTCATCGCCATGCCGTTGAAGTACGTGCTTCACATGCCCCTGGGCGTGCGAGTGGTGGGCATGGCGCACGGCGTGCTGTTCGTGGCGTACCTCTACACGCTGATGATGGCGGCCATCGAATACCGCTGGGGCGTGAAGCGGATCGCCGTGGCCTTCCTGGCCTCGCTGGTGCCGGGCGGGACGTTCTGGCTGGACGCGCAGTTGCGCGGTGAGGCGCTCGCGCTGGAGACGGCGAAGACGCGCTGA
- a CDS encoding Uma2 family endonuclease, with protein sequence MGRHTDKVGDAFPRAPSQEEWERMGQEERDRVVATLPGEVTYEEMAMPEGDSHQEPKALAREALRGYFKRRGRKAYVGSELPVYYPAERRFAPDLLVVLDVENHRRKKWLVSHEGHGLDWVMEVHVGGDRKKDAEFNVSRYARLGIPEYFIFDGGRLTLEGYRLATPDARVYTRMESRNGRFISEVLGLELQVEGEDVRFWAGNAPLLVSDEFIDRLEDQTMSLQRLAEETSRRADEESRRADEEARRANEAERRFRELEAELARLKRG encoded by the coding sequence ATGGGACGTCATACCGACAAGGTTGGAGACGCCTTCCCCCGGGCGCCTTCTCAGGAAGAGTGGGAGCGGATGGGGCAGGAGGAGCGGGACCGGGTGGTGGCAACACTGCCGGGTGAGGTGACGTACGAAGAGATGGCGATGCCGGAGGGGGACAGCCATCAGGAGCCCAAGGCGCTCGCGCGCGAGGCACTCCGGGGCTACTTCAAGCGCCGTGGACGCAAGGCCTACGTGGGCTCGGAGTTGCCTGTGTATTACCCGGCGGAGCGCCGATTCGCGCCGGACCTGTTGGTCGTGCTGGACGTCGAGAACCACCGTCGGAAGAAGTGGCTGGTCAGCCACGAGGGGCACGGGCTCGACTGGGTGATGGAGGTCCACGTCGGGGGCGACCGGAAGAAGGATGCCGAGTTCAACGTGAGCCGGTATGCCCGTCTGGGCATCCCCGAATACTTCATCTTCGATGGGGGACGGCTCACGCTGGAGGGCTACCGGCTGGCGACACCGGATGCGCGTGTCTACACGCGCATGGAGTCCCGGAATGGCCGCTTCATCTCGGAGGTGCTGGGGCTCGAACTCCAAGTCGAGGGCGAGGACGTGCGTTTCTGGGCGGGCAACGCGCCGCTGCTGGTTTCCGATGAGTTCATTGACCGTCTGGAAGATCAGACGATGAGCCTGCAACGCCTCGCAGAGGAAACATCCCGGCGCGCGGACGAAGAATCCAGGCGCGCGGACGAGGAGGCCCGGCGCGCGAATGAGGCCGAACGCCGCTTCAGGGAACTCGAAGCCGAGCTCGCCCGGCTCAAGCGAGGGTGA
- a CDS encoding ComF family protein — MWKALLDLVYPPMCLACAKVLPGVGAVFCEPCDTALERLPPVCCRTCAEPGAFPGNACPRCRTVPPPFSRAWAPFAHEGPVARAIHRFKYEDHPDLAAPLGVLLADEARRFLRTAPECVVALPLHVRRFRKRQYDQARLLAGQLAKATGRTAPVGWLTRTRETRRQVGLSEAERAGNVAGAFVASRAVEGQEVLLLDDVFTTGSTARAAAVALRDAGATRVEVLTLARAFTLA, encoded by the coding sequence ATGTGGAAGGCACTGTTGGACCTGGTTTATCCGCCCATGTGTCTGGCCTGCGCGAAGGTGCTGCCGGGCGTGGGCGCGGTGTTCTGCGAGCCGTGTGACACGGCATTGGAGCGGCTGCCGCCGGTGTGTTGCCGGACGTGCGCGGAGCCGGGTGCGTTCCCGGGGAACGCCTGTCCCCGTTGCCGGACGGTGCCGCCGCCGTTCAGCCGGGCCTGGGCGCCCTTCGCGCACGAGGGGCCGGTGGCGAGGGCCATCCACCGGTTCAAGTACGAGGACCACCCGGACCTCGCGGCGCCACTGGGGGTGCTGCTCGCGGACGAGGCGCGGCGGTTCCTGAGGACCGCGCCGGAGTGCGTGGTGGCGCTGCCGCTGCACGTGCGACGATTCCGGAAGCGGCAGTACGACCAGGCGCGCCTGCTCGCGGGGCAACTGGCGAAGGCCACGGGAAGGACAGCGCCGGTGGGGTGGCTTACGCGCACGCGGGAGACTCGGAGACAGGTGGGGCTGAGTGAAGCGGAGCGCGCGGGCAACGTGGCCGGTGCGTTCGTGGCGTCGCGAGCGGTGGAGGGGCAGGAGGTGTTGCTCCTGGACGACGTGTTCACCACCGGGTCCACCGCGCGGGCCGCCGCTGTCGCCCTGAGGGACGCGGGGGCCACGCGCGTGGAGGTGCTGACATTGGCGAGGGCGTTCACCCTCGCTTGA